A stretch of the Amycolatopsis sp. BJA-103 genome encodes the following:
- the purE gene encoding 5-(carboxyamino)imidazole ribonucleotide mutase, giving the protein MSPQVGLIMGSDSDWPTMEAAGQALAEFGIEYEVGVYSAHRTPQRMLDYATSAASRGVRVIIAGAGGAAHLPGMVASATVLPVIGVPVPLKYLDGMDSLLSIVQMPAGVPVATVSVGGARNAGLLAVRILAASDEGLQAKMARFQADLEQLVLDKDAALRKRVEG; this is encoded by the coding sequence ATGTCGCCGCAGGTTGGCCTGATCATGGGCAGCGACTCGGACTGGCCGACGATGGAAGCGGCCGGACAGGCGCTGGCCGAGTTCGGCATCGAGTACGAGGTCGGCGTCTACTCGGCGCACCGCACCCCGCAGCGGATGCTCGACTACGCGACGTCGGCCGCTTCGCGCGGCGTGCGCGTGATCATCGCGGGTGCCGGGGGTGCCGCGCATCTGCCGGGCATGGTCGCTTCGGCGACGGTGCTGCCGGTGATCGGGGTGCCGGTGCCGCTGAAGTACCTCGACGGCATGGACTCGCTGCTCTCGATCGTGCAGATGCCCGCCGGGGTCCCGGTCGCGACGGTTTCCGTCGGCGGGGCACGGAACGCGGGCCTGCTCGCGGTCCGCATCCTCGCCGCGTCCGACGAGGGGCTGCAGGCGAAGATGGCGCGGTTCCAGGCGGATCTCGAGCAGCTGGTGCTCGACAAGGACGCGGCCCTGCGCAAACGCGTCGAAGGCTGA
- a CDS encoding LCP family protein — translation MGSEDKDLDEHFEHLDTEESEPEDDTASDTESDEKSRFVPTPYPRNPLPQPSVPPEDEAVSGVLAVPERPLRRAGRVTRRIAVGLVSLLALGTTGYAYVTKDQLQNNVPTTNALSKPDDPAAPPADDGANDILLVGSDARTDAQGNPLPLKVLKELRTEEKPGVNTDTIIILRIPKNGAKPSGVSIPRDTWTDIPGRGPNKVNSAYGVAKANYANAHRGEPDQAKLERDSDQEGRKALVQTVQDLTQIRIDHYAEVNLLGFYLLTEALGGVKVCLNHSTEDKDSGANFRRGEQTVSGGEALSFVRQRKNLPRGDLDRIVRQQTFLSSALNQVLSAGTLTSPSTMSGLMDVVRRSIVLDEGLDLLEFAQQAKGIASGDLTFTTIPVININGRSADGQSIVEIDPAAVRTFVSGLVGRGGGGSAPGAALAASSVPCVN, via the coding sequence ATGGGCAGCGAGGACAAGGACCTCGATGAACATTTTGAGCATTTGGACACCGAGGAATCGGAGCCGGAAGACGACACCGCTTCGGACACCGAGAGTGACGAAAAGTCCCGGTTCGTCCCGACGCCGTACCCGCGGAACCCACTCCCCCAGCCGTCCGTCCCGCCCGAGGACGAAGCGGTCTCGGGTGTGCTCGCCGTGCCCGAACGCCCGCTGCGCCGCGCCGGCCGGGTCACCCGCCGGATCGCGGTCGGCCTCGTCTCGCTGCTCGCCCTCGGCACGACGGGCTACGCCTACGTCACCAAGGACCAGCTGCAGAACAACGTCCCCACGACGAACGCGCTGAGCAAGCCGGACGACCCCGCCGCGCCACCCGCAGACGACGGCGCGAACGACATCCTCCTGGTCGGCAGCGACGCCCGCACCGACGCGCAGGGCAATCCGCTGCCGCTCAAGGTCCTCAAGGAACTGCGCACCGAAGAGAAGCCGGGCGTCAACACCGACACCATCATCATCCTGCGCATCCCGAAGAACGGCGCGAAGCCGTCCGGCGTCTCGATCCCGCGCGACACGTGGACCGACATCCCCGGCCGCGGGCCGAACAAGGTCAATTCGGCGTACGGGGTCGCGAAGGCCAACTACGCCAACGCGCACCGCGGCGAGCCCGACCAGGCGAAACTCGAACGCGATTCCGACCAGGAAGGCCGCAAGGCACTGGTCCAGACCGTTCAGGACCTGACGCAGATCCGCATCGACCACTACGCCGAGGTCAACCTGCTCGGGTTCTACCTGCTGACCGAGGCGCTGGGCGGTGTCAAGGTCTGCCTGAACCACTCGACCGAGGACAAGGACTCCGGCGCGAACTTCCGGCGCGGTGAACAGACCGTCTCGGGCGGCGAGGCGCTTTCCTTCGTGCGGCAACGGAAGAACCTGCCGCGCGGCGACCTCGACCGCATCGTGCGGCAGCAGACCTTCCTGTCCTCGGCGCTGAACCAGGTGCTCTCGGCGGGCACACTGACCAGCCCGTCGACGATGAGCGGCCTGATGGACGTCGTGCGCCGATCGATCGTCCTGGACGAAGGACTGGACCTGCTGGAGTTCGCGCAGCAGGCGAAGGGGATCGCGTCGGGCGACCTGACGTTCACGACCATCCCGGTGATCAACATCAACGGCCGCAGCGCGGACGGGCAGAGCATCGTCGAGATCGACCCCGCCGCCGTGCGGACCTTCGTGTCCGGGCTGGTGGGCCGCGGCGGTGGAGGCAGCGCCCCCGGTGCGGCTCTCGCCGCGTCGAGCGTTCCCTGCGTGAACTAG
- a CDS encoding GGDEF domain-containing protein: protein MDVPATGAPSGGPDGQAAWNRFERDRSLRALRARWRTASLAAGWRFPSDWGLPEVDAVCAAVIKNGRAVTAEVAETALAGLGRARAAAGAGLAETLADLAALHAVLADPDAVDGFIAPDVDSTPSRLLRVTALAWADVATDQLVNTEVTEPLTGLPTAAYLRTRLSELYRQARRDERPVAEAHTLLVVSMDFSSVAGWPRLTGMILVADALKQVFDGGESVASLGPSVAGVLVPKDVRLASSGVALRRALNERLSVDAQLRDTGRPQISAVRLPATYDQACDLLTGLARS from the coding sequence GTGGACGTACCGGCGACCGGTGCGCCGTCCGGGGGACCCGACGGGCAAGCCGCCTGGAACCGGTTCGAGCGGGATCGTTCTCTCCGCGCCCTGCGGGCTCGCTGGCGGACCGCCAGCCTGGCCGCCGGCTGGCGTTTCCCGAGTGACTGGGGCCTCCCCGAGGTCGACGCCGTCTGCGCGGCGGTGATCAAGAACGGCCGGGCCGTCACCGCCGAAGTGGCGGAAACCGCTCTCGCGGGACTGGGCAGGGCACGCGCCGCCGCGGGTGCCGGGCTGGCCGAAACGCTCGCGGACCTCGCGGCGCTGCACGCCGTGCTCGCCGACCCGGACGCGGTGGACGGTTTCATCGCACCGGACGTCGACTCGACGCCGTCCCGGCTACTCCGGGTGACGGCGCTGGCGTGGGCGGACGTCGCGACCGATCAGCTCGTGAACACCGAAGTCACCGAACCGCTCACCGGCTTGCCCACCGCCGCGTACCTGAGGACCCGGTTGAGCGAGCTGTACCGCCAGGCCCGCCGCGACGAGCGGCCGGTCGCGGAGGCACACACCCTGCTCGTGGTCTCGATGGACTTCAGCTCGGTCGCGGGCTGGCCCCGGCTGACCGGGATGATCCTGGTCGCGGACGCGCTGAAGCAGGTGTTCGACGGCGGCGAGAGCGTCGCTTCGCTCGGGCCGTCCGTCGCGGGCGTGCTGGTGCCGAAGGACGTGAGGCTCGCTTCGTCCGGAGTCGCGCTGCGAAGGGCGCTCAACGAGCGGCTTTCGGTGGACGCCCAGCTGCGGGACACCGGCCGTCCGCAGATTTCGGCGGTCCGGCTTCCGGCGACCTACGACCAGGCGTGCGATCTCCTCACCGGTCTCGCGCGGTCCTGA
- a CDS encoding class I adenylate-forming enzyme family protein: MQLTPFPRSLDYPEVPVGSVLAGAAARWGARTAFAHGERSLTFAETYSAACRFANALRAEGIGRGDVVALHLPNCLAYPVAYYGTLLAGATFSPANPLLPPEDLAFQLADAGAVAAVTVGPVARVLASVRDRTSVRLSIVVHPPEALGQGEVEFTAFHSGHSDERPDVEIDIYRDLAHLAYTGGTTGRSKGVRLPHRNVVVNSLQSSCWRLGAIPAVDDAGEVIVEQLGGPEEWPSRIGTGIALNLTPWFHAMGTIAALNVPLLDGGTIVLHDRFDPAAYVADAEMLRVTTIGGAPALFAALLACPEFHTADLSSVLTIGSGAAPMNHEMIRALQNRFPGVLVIEGYGLTEVTMGAVIAPSYRSAVRKVGSVGLPIPDTEIKIVPAEGGEDPLPAGERGEVCLRGPQVMAGYLNRPEETEAALVDGWLHTGDIGILDEDGYLSIVDRKKDMLLYKGYNVFPRELEELLITLPGVSAAAVVGKPDTEVGELPVAFVVRDDENVTAEQLLEAVGARVLPYKRLRAIHFVDQIPVSAAGKVLKRELRKQLAD, translated from the coding sequence ATGCAGCTCACCCCGTTCCCCCGGTCGCTCGACTACCCCGAGGTCCCGGTCGGCTCGGTGCTGGCAGGCGCCGCTGCCCGCTGGGGCGCCCGCACGGCCTTCGCCCACGGAGAGCGGAGCCTCACCTTCGCCGAGACGTACAGCGCGGCCTGCCGGTTCGCGAACGCCCTGCGTGCCGAGGGCATCGGACGGGGCGACGTCGTCGCACTCCACCTGCCGAACTGCCTGGCGTACCCGGTCGCGTACTACGGGACGCTGCTCGCGGGGGCCACCTTCAGCCCGGCGAACCCCCTGCTCCCGCCCGAGGATCTCGCCTTCCAGCTGGCCGACGCCGGGGCGGTCGCCGCCGTCACCGTCGGTCCGGTCGCGCGGGTGCTCGCTTCGGTCCGTGACCGGACCTCGGTCCGGCTGAGCATCGTCGTTCACCCGCCCGAAGCCCTGGGCCAGGGAGAGGTCGAGTTCACGGCGTTCCACTCCGGTCACTCCGACGAGCGACCGGACGTGGAGATCGACATCTACCGCGATCTCGCCCATCTGGCGTACACGGGCGGCACCACCGGACGCTCGAAGGGGGTCCGCCTGCCGCACCGGAACGTCGTGGTCAACAGCCTGCAGAGTTCCTGCTGGCGGCTGGGTGCGATCCCCGCTGTCGACGACGCGGGCGAGGTGATCGTCGAGCAGCTCGGCGGTCCGGAGGAGTGGCCGTCCCGGATCGGCACCGGCATCGCGCTCAACCTGACACCGTGGTTCCACGCCATGGGCACCATCGCCGCGCTCAACGTCCCGCTGCTCGACGGCGGCACCATCGTCCTGCACGACCGCTTCGACCCGGCCGCGTACGTGGCCGACGCCGAGATGCTGCGGGTCACCACCATCGGCGGCGCGCCCGCGCTGTTCGCCGCGTTGCTCGCCTGCCCCGAGTTTCACACAGCCGACCTGTCTTCGGTACTGACCATCGGTTCCGGGGCGGCGCCGATGAACCACGAGATGATCCGCGCCCTGCAGAACCGCTTCCCCGGCGTGCTCGTCATCGAGGGCTACGGCCTCACCGAGGTCACCATGGGCGCCGTCATCGCGCCGTCCTATCGCTCGGCCGTCCGCAAGGTCGGCTCGGTCGGCCTGCCCATCCCCGACACCGAGATCAAGATCGTCCCGGCCGAAGGCGGCGAGGATCCCTTGCCCGCCGGGGAACGCGGCGAGGTGTGCCTGCGTGGCCCGCAGGTGATGGCCGGCTATCTCAACCGCCCCGAGGAGACCGAGGCCGCGCTCGTCGATGGCTGGCTGCACACCGGCGACATCGGCATCCTCGACGAGGACGGCTACCTGTCCATTGTGGACCGCAAGAAGGACATGCTGCTCTACAAGGGATACAACGTCTTCCCGCGCGAGCTGGAGGAGCTGCTGATCACCCTGCCCGGTGTCTCCGCGGCGGCCGTCGTCGGGAAGCCGGACACCGAGGTCGGCGAGCTGCCGGTCGCGTTCGTGGTCCGCGACGACGAAAACGTCACCGCGGAGCAGCTCCTGGAGGCCGTCGGCGCCCGCGTCCTGCCCTACAAACGGCTGCGTGCGATCCACTTCGTCGACCAGATCCCGGTTTCGGCCGCCGGGAAGGTGCTCAAACGAGAGCTGCGGAAGCAACTCGCCGACTGA
- a CDS encoding 5-(carboxyamino)imidazole ribonucleotide synthase produces the protein MDKRTGLPIVGMVGGGQLARMTHQAAISLGQSLRVLAAGENESAGLVAGEVVHGHHTDLEALRSFAAGVDVLTFDHEHVPGEHLLTLAMEGVTIRPDPAALSMAQNKLIMREMMAGLEIPGPEFAEVSAVDDVITFGDKHSWPVVLKAAQGGYDGRGVWMLDTAQQARETVPELLDAGTPLLVEEKVVMRRELSALVARSPFGQGAAWPVVETVQSGGINTEVLAPAPGLSVARTQEAQDLALRIAATLNVTGLLAVELFETDEGLLVNELAMRPHNSGHWTQDGSRTSQFEQHLRAVLDYPLGMTDLVAPACVMANVLGAPETPEMGPDERLHHLFARYPDIRVHLYGKGERPGRKLGHVNFVGERMEELRDRALLSAHWLSHAVWLDGYEIH, from the coding sequence ATGGACAAACGAACCGGTCTTCCGATCGTGGGCATGGTGGGCGGCGGACAGCTGGCCAGGATGACCCACCAGGCGGCGATCTCCCTCGGCCAGTCCCTGCGCGTGCTGGCCGCCGGGGAGAACGAATCCGCCGGCCTCGTCGCGGGCGAGGTCGTGCACGGTCACCACACCGACCTCGAAGCGCTGCGCTCGTTCGCCGCCGGGGTCGACGTGCTGACCTTCGACCACGAGCACGTTCCCGGCGAGCACCTGCTGACGCTCGCGATGGAAGGCGTCACCATCCGGCCCGATCCGGCCGCGTTGTCGATGGCGCAGAACAAGCTCATCATGCGCGAGATGATGGCCGGACTCGAGATCCCCGGCCCCGAGTTCGCCGAAGTGTCCGCTGTGGACGACGTGATCACCTTCGGGGACAAGCACTCCTGGCCGGTGGTGCTCAAGGCGGCGCAGGGCGGGTACGACGGCCGGGGCGTCTGGATGCTCGACACCGCGCAGCAGGCGCGCGAGACCGTCCCCGAGCTCCTCGACGCCGGAACCCCCTTGCTGGTCGAGGAAAAGGTCGTCATGCGGCGCGAACTGTCCGCGCTGGTGGCCCGGTCCCCGTTCGGACAGGGCGCGGCGTGGCCGGTGGTGGAGACCGTGCAGTCCGGCGGGATCAACACCGAGGTGCTCGCCCCGGCGCCGGGGCTCAGCGTCGCGCGCACGCAGGAGGCGCAGGACCTCGCGCTGCGGATCGCCGCGACGCTGAACGTGACCGGGCTGCTCGCCGTCGAGTTGTTCGAGACCGACGAGGGCCTGCTGGTCAACGAACTCGCCATGCGCCCGCACAACTCGGGACACTGGACGCAGGACGGCTCGCGGACTTCGCAGTTCGAGCAGCATCTCCGCGCCGTGCTCGACTACCCGCTCGGGATGACCGATCTGGTCGCTCCGGCCTGCGTGATGGCGAACGTCCTCGGCGCCCCCGAGACGCCCGAGATGGGCCCGGACGAACGCCTGCACCACCTGTTCGCGCGGTACCCGGACATCCGCGTTCACCTGTACGGCAAGGGAGAACGTCCCGGCCGCAAACTCGGCCACGTCAACTTCGTCGGCGAACGCATGGAGGAGCTGCGCGACCGCGCGCTGCTGTCCGCGCATTGGCTTTCCCACGCCGTCTGGCTCGACGGCTACGAGATCCACTAG
- a CDS encoding glycosyltransferase 87 family protein: MLKSRPAAEPRVVGAALAGALALAMLGLGIVAWLGEWHLGADSAVYRAGALTLLKGEPLYTREALTTLPPWVLLPFTYTPAAAPLFLPLAIVPAGLTWGVVGALSLVCLSVVISVVARACGAPLTRWWVLPLATAGALALEPVWKTIFLGQINLILMALIVLDVLVLSARGSRWAGVLIGVSAAIKLTPLIFVPHLLFTGRWKDALRALGTFVALEAVMFAVIPGDAVRFWTESATDPSRVGSVHWIFNQSLNGLVNRASELAPWSLTVAIAIAAVLAVPAVWLVVRLHCRGDPVGALLVTAFYGLLLSPVSWSHHWVWTVPLLVLLVVRRAWVPAAGVAVLFASGLIMFVPNGGEIEFGWGLGWSLLGNVYVLTAAIAITGLAVRELRRGSAQVAAVAAK; encoded by the coding sequence ATGCTGAAGTCGCGTCCGGCGGCTGAGCCTCGGGTCGTCGGGGCCGCGCTGGCGGGCGCGCTCGCACTGGCGATGCTGGGGCTGGGCATCGTGGCCTGGCTCGGCGAATGGCATCTCGGCGCGGACAGCGCCGTCTACCGCGCCGGTGCCCTCACCCTGCTGAAGGGTGAACCGCTCTACACCCGCGAGGCGCTGACGACGCTGCCGCCGTGGGTGCTGCTGCCGTTCACCTACACCCCGGCCGCCGCGCCGCTGTTCCTGCCGCTCGCGATCGTCCCGGCCGGGCTGACCTGGGGCGTGGTCGGCGCGCTCTCGCTGGTCTGCCTGAGCGTCGTGATCTCCGTGGTCGCCCGCGCTTGCGGCGCGCCCCTCACCCGGTGGTGGGTCCTGCCCCTGGCCACGGCCGGCGCGCTGGCGCTGGAGCCGGTCTGGAAGACGATCTTCCTCGGGCAGATCAATCTCATCCTGATGGCGTTGATCGTCCTCGACGTGCTGGTGCTTTCGGCGCGCGGTTCGCGCTGGGCCGGGGTGCTGATCGGCGTTTCGGCCGCGATCAAGCTGACGCCGCTGATCTTCGTGCCGCATCTGCTGTTCACCGGCCGCTGGAAGGACGCGTTGCGGGCGCTGGGCACGTTCGTCGCGCTCGAAGCCGTGATGTTCGCGGTGATCCCCGGCGACGCCGTCCGGTTCTGGACCGAATCGGCGACCGATCCCAGCCGGGTCGGCTCCGTGCACTGGATCTTCAACCAGTCACTCAACGGGCTGGTGAACCGCGCTTCGGAACTCGCGCCGTGGTCGCTGACGGTGGCCATCGCGATCGCCGCGGTCTTGGCCGTCCCCGCCGTCTGGCTGGTGGTGCGCCTGCACTGCCGCGGCGACCCGGTCGGCGCGCTGCTGGTGACCGCGTTCTACGGGCTGCTGCTCTCGCCGGTGTCCTGGTCACACCACTGGGTGTGGACGGTGCCGCTGCTCGTCCTGCTCGTCGTCCGCCGGGCGTGGGTTCCGGCCGCGGGCGTCGCGGTGCTGTTCGCGAGCGGCTTGATCATGTTCGTGCCCAACGGCGGGGAGATCGAGTTCGGCTGGGGGCTGGGCTGGTCGCTGCTCGGCAACGTCTACGTCCTCACGGCTGCGATCGCCATCACAGGCCTGGCCGTGCGTGAGCTGCGGCGCGGGTCCGCCCAGGTCGCGGCTGTGGCGGCCAAGTAA
- a CDS encoding glycosyltransferase 87 family protein, with product MTRTVPADANGDVSAKRPQHRLSLRRSLARLSVRPRSILILSVIPLVAIGFGIWGWQHEWVLGVDSAVYRAGAETLLNGDPLYDANTLPVEPWWALLPFTYPPTAALLFIPLAVVPTQVAWGLLTAVSLLALALCVRIAIGALPKPSTDGPRWWASPARSTIAFFLVFLGLEPVWRTIFLGQINIILMALVMLDILVIGARGSRWGGVLVGVAAAVKLTPIVFLGHLFITGRRMDAVRGLITFIVMQGLMFLIIPHDAARYWTYTLPDTGRIGPVHWAGNQSLNALMNRFTELAPWASKAAMGIGALLAIPAIWLVLRFHRKGQALAAMLVTAFWILLISPISWTHHWVWVAPLVVLLVSRLPKTTPATAWKRWLGTFGVFFVFISCVLLILPNGRNVELHWKVWQNILGSAYIFMPLVLALALAGRWWYLRRKRGAGNDAVGDDAVGDGDKHAEVASGG from the coding sequence GTGACCCGGACTGTTCCCGCCGACGCGAACGGCGACGTTTCGGCGAAACGACCACAGCATCGTCTCTCGTTGCGCAGGTCGCTCGCCCGCTTGTCCGTCCGGCCGAGATCGATCTTGATCCTGTCGGTGATCCCGCTGGTCGCGATCGGTTTCGGCATCTGGGGATGGCAGCACGAATGGGTGCTGGGCGTGGACAGCGCGGTGTATCGCGCCGGTGCCGAGACACTGCTCAACGGTGATCCGCTGTACGACGCCAACACACTTCCGGTGGAGCCGTGGTGGGCGCTGTTGCCGTTCACCTATCCGCCGACGGCCGCCTTGCTCTTCATCCCGCTCGCCGTGGTCCCGACGCAGGTCGCCTGGGGGCTCCTGACCGCGGTCTCGCTGCTCGCGCTGGCGCTGTGCGTCCGGATCGCCATCGGCGCGCTGCCGAAGCCCTCGACCGACGGCCCCCGCTGGTGGGCCTCGCCCGCCCGGTCGACCATCGCCTTCTTCCTGGTGTTCCTCGGTCTCGAGCCGGTGTGGCGCACGATCTTCCTCGGTCAGATCAACATCATCCTGATGGCGCTGGTGATGCTCGACATCCTGGTCATCGGGGCCAGGGGCAGCCGCTGGGGCGGGGTGCTCGTCGGCGTCGCGGCCGCGGTCAAGCTCACCCCGATCGTCTTCCTGGGGCATCTGTTCATCACCGGCCGCCGGATGGACGCCGTCCGCGGGCTCATCACGTTCATCGTGATGCAGGGCCTGATGTTCCTGATCATCCCGCACGACGCGGCCCGGTACTGGACCTACACGCTGCCCGACACCGGCCGGATCGGCCCGGTGCACTGGGCGGGCAACCAATCGCTGAACGCGTTGATGAACCGCTTCACCGAACTCGCGCCCTGGGCGTCGAAGGCGGCGATGGGGATCGGCGCGCTGCTCGCGATCCCGGCGATCTGGCTGGTGCTGCGCTTCCACCGCAAGGGCCAGGCGCTCGCGGCGATGCTGGTGACGGCGTTCTGGATCCTGCTGATCTCGCCGATCTCCTGGACCCACCACTGGGTGTGGGTGGCGCCGCTGGTCGTCCTGCTGGTCTCGCGCCTGCCGAAGACCACGCCCGCCACGGCGTGGAAACGCTGGCTCGGCACCTTCGGGGTGTTCTTCGTCTTCATCAGTTGCGTACTGCTGATCTTGCCCAACGGCCGCAATGTCGAGCTGCACTGGAAGGTGTGGCAGAACATCCTCGGCAGCGCGTACATCTTCATGCCGCTGGTGCTGGCGCTCGCGCTGGCCGGGCGCTGGTGGTACCTGCGCCGGAAGCGGGGCGCGGGGAACGACGCCGTGGGGGACGACGCTGTGGGGGATGGCGACAAGCATGCTGAAGTCGCGTCCGGCGGCTGA
- a CDS encoding DoxX family protein has translation MFARFKDVALLLGRIGVGVVFLAHGLQKWENGIDGTAKFFEQTGIPLPTLAAIFAIAVEIVGAILFIVGFLTPLVGLGFVVVSVGALLSVHLDNGLTGQGGYELVLILAVAGLALGFNAGKLSLDHVLFGRKREAKQLQDA, from the coding sequence ATGTTCGCTCGTTTCAAGGATGTCGCCCTCCTGCTGGGCCGGATCGGTGTCGGTGTGGTCTTCCTCGCACACGGCCTGCAGAAGTGGGAAAACGGGATCGACGGCACCGCGAAGTTCTTCGAGCAGACAGGCATCCCGCTGCCGACGCTCGCGGCGATCTTCGCGATCGCGGTGGAGATCGTCGGAGCCATCTTGTTCATCGTCGGTTTCCTGACGCCGCTGGTGGGTCTCGGCTTCGTCGTGGTCTCCGTCGGTGCTCTGCTCTCGGTGCACCTCGACAACGGCCTAACCGGTCAGGGCGGTTACGAACTCGTCCTCATCCTGGCGGTGGCCGGGCTCGCTCTCGGCTTCAACGCCGGAAAACTGTCGCTCGACCACGTGCTCTTCGGACGCAAGCGTGAGGCGAAGCAGCTTCAGGACGCCTGA
- a CDS encoding TIGR03089 family protein has translation MSLTELLLRPVLGSPAKPLITHYDDKQGSRVELSVATTVNWAAKTANWLVDEFDVEPGDEVAVVLPSHWQTAGVLLGAWWCGARVVTETAGARVAFVVPGGESGAAATAVVSLHPMGLGLPAGSVPDGALDYLTEARLSGDQFSPLSPIPGDTPALGSSTVDEVLAEARSRASGLGLSADDRVLSTVEWAGEEGILSGFLTPLAAGAHLVQVTDADPAKLASRREAERTTADLPS, from the coding sequence GTGAGCCTCACCGAACTGCTGCTGCGGCCCGTGCTCGGGTCGCCCGCGAAACCGCTGATCACGCACTACGACGACAAGCAGGGCAGCCGCGTCGAACTGTCCGTGGCGACCACGGTGAACTGGGCCGCCAAAACGGCGAACTGGCTGGTCGACGAGTTCGACGTCGAACCGGGCGACGAGGTCGCCGTGGTGCTGCCGTCGCATTGGCAGACCGCCGGTGTCCTGCTGGGCGCGTGGTGGTGCGGCGCCAGGGTGGTGACGGAGACCGCGGGCGCGCGGGTGGCGTTCGTCGTCCCGGGCGGCGAGTCCGGCGCGGCCGCGACGGCCGTCGTCTCGCTGCACCCGATGGGTCTCGGACTGCCCGCCGGCTCCGTACCCGACGGCGCCCTGGACTACCTGACCGAGGCCAGGCTTTCGGGTGACCAGTTCAGCCCACTGTCCCCCATTCCCGGCGACACTCCGGCGCTGGGTTCGTCCACAGTGGATGAAGTGCTCGCCGAAGCCCGTTCCCGCGCCTCCGGCCTGGGACTGTCGGCCGACGACCGCGTTCTGTCCACTGTGGAGTGGGCGGGCGAGGAAGGGATTCTCTCGGGCTTCCTGACGCCGCTCGCGGCCGGTGCGCACCTGGTCCAGGTCACCGACGCGGATCCGGCCAAACTCGCTTCCCGGCGCGAAGCCGAGCGGACGACGGCGGATCTTCCCTCCTGA
- a CDS encoding acyl-CoA dehydrogenase family protein — MTKVSDGPGLYQLAEEHEELRAAVRALAEKEIEPYAAEVDEDERYPIEAYNALVKSGFNAVHIEEAYDGQGADAIAACIVIEEVARVDASASLIPAVNKLGTVPIILSASEDLKKLVLPSIASGETSASYALSEREAGSDTASMRTRAKLDGDHWVLNGTKCWITNAGESSWYTVMAVTDPNAEKKANGISAFVVHKDDPGFTVGSKERKLGIKGSPTREIHFENCTIPADRIIGEPGTGLKTALRTLDHTRPTIGAQALGIAQGALDASIAYVKERKQFGKSISEFQGVQFMLADMGIKIEAARNLVYASAAATERGDKRGGYMAAAAKAYASDIAMSVTTDAVQLFGGAGYTRDFPVERMMRDAKITQIYEGTNQIQRMVMARALLKG; from the coding sequence GTGACAAAGGTGTCTGACGGCCCGGGTCTGTACCAGCTTGCCGAGGAGCACGAAGAGCTGCGGGCCGCGGTCCGTGCCTTGGCGGAAAAGGAAATCGAGCCGTACGCGGCCGAGGTCGACGAGGACGAGCGCTACCCGATCGAGGCGTACAACGCGCTGGTCAAGTCGGGTTTCAACGCCGTCCACATCGAAGAGGCCTACGACGGCCAGGGCGCGGACGCCATCGCCGCCTGCATCGTGATCGAAGAGGTCGCGCGTGTCGACGCGTCGGCGTCGCTGATCCCGGCGGTGAACAAGCTGGGCACCGTGCCGATCATCCTTTCGGCGTCGGAAGACCTCAAGAAGCTGGTGCTGCCGTCGATCGCCTCGGGCGAGACCTCGGCGTCGTACGCGCTTTCGGAGCGCGAAGCCGGCTCGGACACCGCCTCGATGCGCACCCGCGCGAAGCTCGACGGCGACCACTGGGTGCTGAACGGCACCAAGTGCTGGATCACCAACGCGGGTGAATCCTCCTGGTACACCGTGATGGCCGTGACCGACCCCAACGCCGAGAAGAAGGCCAACGGCATCTCCGCGTTCGTCGTGCACAAGGACGACCCCGGCTTCACCGTCGGCTCGAAGGAGCGGAAGCTCGGCATCAAGGGTTCGCCGACCCGCGAGATCCACTTCGAGAACTGCACCATCCCGGCCGACCGCATCATCGGCGAGCCCGGCACCGGCCTGAAGACCGCGCTGCGCACCCTCGACCACACCCGCCCGACCATCGGCGCGCAGGCACTGGGCATCGCGCAGGGCGCCCTCGACGCGTCGATCGCGTACGTCAAGGAGCGCAAGCAGTTCGGCAAGTCGATCTCGGAGTTCCAGGGCGTCCAGTTCATGCTGGCCGACATGGGCATCAAGATCGAGGCCGCCCGGAACCTCGTCTACGCCTCCGCCGCGGCGACCGAACGTGGCGACAAGCGCGGCGGTTACATGGCCGCGGCGGCGAAGGCCTACGCGTCGGACATCGCGATGTCGGTGACGACGGACGCCGTGCAGCTCTTCGGTGGCGCGGGCTACACGCGCGACTTCCCGGTGGAGCGCATGATGCGCGACGCGAAGATCACGCAGATCTACGAAGGCACCAACCAGATCCAGCGCATGGTCATGGCACGCGCCCTGCTCAAGGGCTGA